The DNA region CCGCAGACAGAGCATTCGAACGATGCCTTATCCTCGCTCAACAGCGACGCCGCGTCCAGAAGCGAATATTTAGTCCGGCACGATGGACACACATAGCCCTGCGGGTCGCTGAGCTGGTCCACCTCGTCCTTCACCATTTTCACCAGTGAATGGATCTTCCATTTAATGGCGTCGATGGCCTCGACCCAGCGCACAAAAAAAtacgtcgtcgtcatcatcCGGTACTGCGGCGAGTCCTCCTTCTGTGTATATGCCACAATGAGCCggtcttccagcagccgATTGCAGTACGACCGAAACACCTTGCGATGCATACAGGTGAGCTTCAGCATGTCTTCCTCGTACACCACCGAgtggaaaagaaggacTTCCATTATGAGCGCGCACGGCACCGCATAGAATGCCCTCGTGACAAGCCGTAGAAGGTGCTTCACCTCCTTTTCAGACTCTTTGGAAAGCGACATGGAGACAAATaaaggaaaaaataaaaaattcGTCGATcggtcgatcgacgagaatCCAAGGTGCCACCAAACCCTTCATCCAAACAGTTACCCAGATGGTTACCTAAATGAATAACCCCACAGGCGACTAACACAAAGGCAACGCAGAAGTCATGTCACTCCTACCCCACGTCGATCTTAAGTTGGGAGCCGGGCCGTTTGGCCGGTAGTGAAGCTATCCCCCCGATAATGCCCCATGGCCCAGACCGCTGGCACCACATTCGCTACCTTTCCCCCATGACTAATTCTTGCTGCCGCCTGTGGCGCGTATTCGTCAATTTCACACAGCTTATCACGTCAAGCTTATCAGTCGTGCCCCTGCCTTTCCTGTTTGGGATTTGCCAcccagaaaaataaaacacTGCCTACGTGAGCAATTTACTTAGTTTCTTTATCTCCTTCTCTTCTCTGGTCGTTTGATAGGACACTGAAGAGCTTATTCCCTACTTATTCTTATTATCCAACTGCACCATGAAACACGCAGTTGCCGTCTCTTTGCTCGCCGCCATGGCAGTGCAGGGTCTTGTTATCCCTCACTTTGATAACATCCCTCAGCAGTTCTCCCTTGTCAAACAGGCAAAGGAAGCCGCAAAGACCGAGTCGCCAGTTGTCAACCTGTTGGACGAGACCAACGCCAGTCCGCTGATCACCACGCCAGTTGCAGTGGAGAACATCATTCCAAACTCCTACATTGTCGTGTTCAAGTCCGGTGTCTCCTCAGACTCTATTGACTTTCACATGAGCTGGCTGCAAGATGTGCACTCCCAGACCGTCAACGAGCTGGGACTGAGCCCAGAGGAGGCCTCTGCCCAGGGCTTCAAGTCTGACATCCTCGATTTGACTCACGTCTTCAAGATTAGCGACTTCTTCTCGGGCTATACCGGTGTTTTCCCAGAAGCTGTCGTTAACCTTATCAGAAGACACCCAGACGTTGCATTTGTCGAGATGGACTCTATGGTGTACGCCAACGAGGCTGAGACTCAGACAGGTGCTCCTTGGGGATTGTCTAGAATCTCCCACAGAGAAGCCCTCAGCCTTGGAAACTTCAATCAATACCTATACGATGACGTCGCTGGTGACGGCGTCACAGCATACGTCATTGATACAGGTATCAATGTCAACCACAAGGACTTCGGCGGCAGAGCCAAGTGGGGAAAGACTATCCCAACCGGTGACGATGACATCGACGGTAACGGTCACGGTACCCACTGTGCTGGTACCATCGGCTCTGAGCACTACGGTGTTTCGAAGAACGCCAACCTTGTTGCCGTGAAGGTTTTGAGATCCAACGGTTCTGGTTCGATGTCTGACGTCGTCAAGGGCGTTGAGTTTGCTGCCAACGCTCACATTGCTGAGGCTAAGCAGAAAAAGCCAGGCTTCAAGGGATCCACTGCCAACATGTCTCTTGGCGGTGGCAAGTCTCCTGCCTTGGACATGGCAGTCAACGCTGCAGTCAAGGCCGGCTTGCACTTTGCCGTTGCCGCAGGTAACGACAACGCCGACGCTTGCAACTACTCACCAGCCGCCGCGGAGAATGCTGTCACCGTGGGTGCCTCGACCTTGTCCGACTCGAGAGCCTACTTCTCGAACTACGGCAAGTGTGTGGACATCTTTGCTCCTGGTCTCAATATCTTGTCTACCTATATTGGCTCCGATACCGCAACTGCTACTCTCTCTGGTACTTCCATGGCTTCTCCACACGTTTGTGGTTTGCTTGCTTACTACCTTGGTCTGCAACCAGAGAGCGACTCTCAGTTCGCCTCGtcatctgtttctccagctcagctgaagaagaacatcatcaagtttgGTACCAAGAATGCTCTTTCTGACATTCCAGACGACGGCACTCCAAACGTCCTGATTTACAACGGTGCAGGTAAGAACTTGACTGAGTTCTGGGACGCAGATTACGAGTACGAGTCCGAGAGTTCTCTGAAGGTGGACCTGAACCGGGCTCTAGACATTGCTTCTTCCGTGGAGATCGACTTTGACGGCctgaaggagaagtttgacgagatcCTCAACGAGGTTCAAAGTGAAGTGAAGTCTCTGTTGAACTAGCCGGACTAGCCGAATTGTATGAGCGAgttctttgtttttgggttttgtttttgtttttaTTCAGGAAATGATTGCTTTCATTGGGTTTGACTTGCTTCGATAAATACTCTGCATCGGCGACACCTTTGTTTCGATCTATGTTTAAGTAAAATGCATACATATTAGAATTTACCAAGATAATATTTGAGTCACTTTCCAAAACGGTTGCAGTAGCGCAGCAACTGCCAGGTAAATCCTGTAGATTATCCTTACGATCCAAAGGTAAGCGAGTATTTCCACTATAAGCACAACTTCTGGAGGGAAAATCGGTACCGAGTACAATATTCCAAATAGCTGGAATACCACACCGACAATGGGCACAAATTGCAGCGAACTTTGGATCGAGTCGTGTATGCGGTAAATATTAGTGTGTAGTTCGGGTCTCCTTGTTTGGTGCTGCCCCTCgcgctctgtttctgtcCGTTTGCGTCGGTTCTCCAGTCCCTTCTTCTTATTTGGATATCTCACTCCGTTGTTGTACCACATATAGTCTTTTAAGTTTTGGTCAAAGCTATTTCCAATGAATTTGGAATCTGCATGGCTCTTGCGTTTAGGACGGTCCACTTTTATTCTGGAGCTGATCTTTTGCAGCCAGTCCGAATGGTCGTTGTCGGATCGTTCGACAAACGTTTCTCTGAAAATCTGCTCTTCGTCGCCATTGGCGCGCCTTATTTTGCGCATTTCCCGCTCCATCTGTCTTCTCGAGTCTTGTAGTGAAACGGTTTCGGGCTCCTTCACTTCCGGTGGCTCTGCAACCATGCTATTCTGTCGTTCTCTCCATTCGTCATTTCGGCGTTCAAACCGGCTCACCATCGGCATAGACTTGATGTTTGTACCCGAAATCGTGAGGTCTAGGTTTTTGCTGCGTCGCTTTCGGTTCATCATAGATTTGAGCCAgttgctcttcttgctgGTAAAGAGCTGCTCCCCCACAGACTCTACCTCGCCAGCGTTCCTGTCGTGCCGAGAGGCGTTAAAGTGGTAGTACTGGCCTGGGGACTCAATATTCTGCATCGCCATCAAAAAAAGCAAAATAATCGGACAAAGAACAAACAGGTGCTCCTGCAGTTGGTGATATATCACTATTATcataataaataatctTTTAGCCAGGTTACCCTGCCACCACTCTTTTCGTGTCGCGAAGGAAAACAAATAAACACCGTTCAGAATTCGAGTTGTAGCGGTGCAAGGATGGACGCCACGACAGCTGCTCCAAAGCGTGTCTTTCAGTGTGGAGAAGTCGCCATAGACAGTAGAGAATGTCTTTGATGACTGGTCACAAAGTGTGTGCACAGCCAAGTCCGTTTCCGAAACTCGGCCGGAAAAACTTAGGTGTTCCCCAAGCCTTTGTGCGTTTCTTCTCTAACTTGTAAATAAATGCAAGATTAACATAATTTAATATTTACTTCCCTCCAGACCCGGGATATATTTCAAGTTTGCCCCCTGTACAATAGCCACTAGGAGCAGGAAGCTAGTCCCCAACAGAAACTGACAGCTCGTACCTTTGAATTGACAGTTTTTACTCCCTGACACAGCCATTATATGAACTCATCCGAAGACACGCCTACCGGCCTCCCCAACTCCTCTAACATAGCGACTTTTAATAATATCGGCCCCGAACACACCATGACTCAGATAAAAGAACCAACTACGCCGTCTTTGAAGAAGAATGCAACTTTCGACGCGGCCCCCTTTCCCCAGACTCCCGAGCGTACACCGCATCAGTTGATGCCTGAAGGCACTCCGTTACTGTCACCCACGCACATGAATTCCGGGGCTACTCCTTCAAAACGGCGAAGCACAGACTTCTACAGCTTACTAAAGTCGCCGGATGTCAATCGAAACGATGTCGACCTGAAACGACGGTCggtcgagctcaacaagataCTCAACAAATCTCCCGAGAGATTGAACAACTATGTTTTCCATGACAGTCTGCTAAAGTCTCCTAAGCGTCAGCCCGGAAGCTCGCCATTCCGTGTGCACAAGAAGAATGACAACGAAATTAAAGAGATATCGGAAAACTTGAAAACGAGGCTCAATTACGCCAATGTGAAAATCCAGCACGGATGGTCAGCCAAATCGATctcagagctggagaaaaaccttgaggaggagaagtCGCGAAAGATGCTCACACCTCAGGACAGGAAACAACAGGACAATTTCTGGAAGATGAGGACCGACCAGCTTCCTACATACAATCAGCCGACCATGAACGCCGAGCACAGAATCGCAGCCCCTTCTAGCCCTACCAGCCACGCTATTCCTGCGCGCCGCAAAGCATCGAAgctgaagctggacgaaTTGGCTAGTAAACAGGGATCTGCTGAGTCTGCTTTGTACAAAGCACTTTCGCCCGAACGACCAAAGCTGACCATCGACTCGCGATCAATGCTGCCTCCTGCCAGCCACCAGCGCTCTGCTTCTGATAGCAAGCTTGAGCAGGAGGCCATCATGTCTCTGATATCGCTTTCTTCGCCCGTCAAATACTCTGGCTCGCAATCTCCTTCGCCTCCCCGCCCCGCTGGGTTGCAGAAACCGCCACTATTGTCATTTGACAGAAGACGCAACGCTGGAAATGAGGAAACGGACGAAGAAACGGAGCTcgaagacgaggacaacGCGAAAAACCATATTTTCAAATCTCCCCAACGGAACGGACTCAAAGGGCTCGGGCTCACGTCGAAGTCTGCGGCAGATGACGACGACCGCACAGCGAGCGATTACTCTGACTGAATCCGGTCCTGGACACTTATATATAACTTTGCAACACTGTATATGAAcacgtcgatcgacgtAAATTCAACCTCGAGTCGAAATACCGATAGTATATTTTGTTTTATTCCATTTAATATCTCGTCTTATGAAAGACACTGTCAAGCCTTTTCTGACCCATCACGAGGACCTTGTGCTAGACGTTCAGTACGATTACTACGGCCGCCAGCTGGCCACGTGCTCTGCGGACCAGCATTTGAAGGTGTTCGATCTGGACGCTGAGAGCTCGTCCTGGATATTCAATGACTCGTGGAAAGCGCACGATTCCACCATAGTCAAGGTCGATTTTGCCAATCCCGAGTTTGGCCATCTGCTGCTATCGATTTCGTACGACCGCACACTCAAAATCTGGGAAGAACGGTTTGAGGAgcctgctggatctggaagaagatgGAGGCGTCTTTGCACGATTGCAGACTCTCACGGACCGTTATACGACGCCTGCTTCATGCCTTCGCATCTAGGCCTTGGCGTGGGTACCATTGGGTCGGATGGCAAGCTTCGCATCTACTGTTCGTTGGATCCGGCAAATCTCAAGAGCTGGACCCTAGTGCACGAGATAAACGTGCTCAACTCGTCTGTAGCTTCGCATTTGCAGAGCGACTTCTCGCTGTCATGGTGTCCTTCGCGATTTTCAGGAGAGAAGCTGGTTGTGAGTGCATTAGATCAAGCCTACATATATTACAAGGACGAAGCAGACAACAAGTTCCATCAGGGTGTCGTGCTTCCCGAACACAACGGGCTGATCCGGTCAGTTTCGTGGGCGCCCTCGATGGGTCGCTCATACCACCTGATTGCCACAGCGTGCAAAGACGGGTTTATGCGGATAttcaagcttgttgagaaacGTGACAACGAGTTTGAAATAGAGCTGCTAGCATCGTTCAATGACCATAGGGGCGAGGTCTGGAAAGTGAGCTGGAACCTCACAGGAACGATTCTTAGCAGCTGCGGCGACGACGGCCAGATCAGACTGTACAAGTCCAACTATGCCAACAACTTCCAGTGCATGAGTGTCATAAGTGCTCAGTCGTAGTGAGCCGCTAGAAACATTTCTCAGTGATATatttgagcagctgtttgaacCGTTCGTCGCTCAGCTGGTCCCTCATCCGGTCCAACTCCTCCAGATGCAAAACAGACTGCTCCACTGCCTGGAAATTCTGTGCACTTTCGTCGTGCATCTGTCTCACCTGGCTCACCAGAGCATCATTTTCCTGTCGCAACAGCTCAAGTTTGTCGCTTAGGGTGCTGATCGACCGCTGTTTGGCGTCTGCAAGTTTTGTCTGCACGATTTCTCCGGCACTAAGCTTGTGAATAAGGAATGGGGGGTCGTTGCGCTGTTGCCGTTGTCGCGATTCGAATATAATCTCGTCGAGCTCATTGAGTTTTTGTTCCAGGtccttttccagaaatATGCCTTGGAACTCGTCCAAGGCTTTGCTGGTCCACATTTCGGTGATTTGCTGATGGAAATCCGTCAAAGTCTCGCGATCAACCCCCGGATAACATTCGACGAGCTTCTCAACGTTGAATTTGTTGACGGTTTCCTGAAGCGAAAACTCTGCCGCCTTGCGCAAACCGTCGAATCGCACATACTTGAGAGTCTCGGGAGGCTCTTTGGCCACTTTTCTGGACTT from Ogataea parapolymorpha DL-1 chromosome V, whole genome shotgun sequence includes:
- a CDS encoding Cerevisin is translated as MKHAVAVSLLAAMAVQGLVIPHFDNIPQQFSLVKQAKEAAKTESPVVNLLDETNASPLITTPVAVENIIPNSYIVVFKSGVSSDSIDFHMSWLQDVHSQTVNELGLSPEEASAQGFKSDILDLTHVFKISDFFSGYTGVFPEAVVNLIRRHPDVAFVEMDSMVYANEAETQTGAPWGLSRISHREALSLGNFNQYLYDDVAGDGVTAYVIDTGINVNHKDFGGRAKWGKTIPTGDDDIDGNGHGTHCAGTIGSEHYGVSKNANLVAVKVLRSNGSGSMSDVVKGVEFAANAHIAEAKQKKPGFKGSTANMSLGGGKSPALDMAVNAAVKAGLHFAVAAGNDNADACNYSPAAAENAVTVGASTLSDSRAYFSNYGKCVDIFAPGLNILSTYIGSDTATATLSGTSMASPHVCGLLAYYLGLQPESDSQFASSSVSPAQLKKNIIKFGTKNALSDIPDDGTPNVLIYNGAGKNLTEFWDADYEYESESSLKVDLNRALDIASSVEIDFDGLKEKFDEILNEVQSEVKSLLN
- a CDS encoding Nucleoporin SEH1 gives rise to the protein MKDTVKPFLTHHEDLVLDVQYDYYGRQLATCSADQHLKVFDLDAESSSWIFNDSWKAHDSTIVKVDFANPEFGHLLLSISYDRTLKIWEERFEEPAGSGRRWRRLCTIADSHGPLYDACFMPSHLGLGVGTIGSDGKLRIYCSLDPANLKSWTLVHEINVLNSSVASHLQSDFSLSWCPSRFSGEKLVVSALDQAYIYYKDEADNKFHQGVVLPEHNGLIRSVSWAPSMGRSYHLIATACKDGFMRIFKLVEKRDNEFEIELLASFNDHRGEVWKVSWNLTGTILSSCGDDGQIRLYKSNYANNFQCMSVISAQS
- a CDS encoding Kinetochore-associated protein NNF1, translating into MSTRGNRKSRKVAKEPPETLKYVRFDGLRKAAEFSLQETVNKFNVEKLVECYPGVDRETLTDFHQQITEMWTSKALDEFQGIFLEKDLEQKLNELDEIIFESRQRQQRNDPPFLIHKLSAGEIVQTKLADAKQRSISTLSDKLELLRQENDALVSQVRQMHDESAQNFQAVEQSVLHLEELDRMRDQLSDERFKQLLKYITEKCF